GTGCTGATGGGGGCTGCTTCTTCTCTCCTGGCTGCGGGTGGCATTGGGTTGTAACTTAAGGAGAGGGTCAAGTCAGAAGAAGGCAAGTCCTTGTGGCAAAGACCTGGGCAATAACCTGCCAAGTATGTATCCTTGGTGGAAGAGGCATTCTTGCTGCATTGCACTAGAACCCACTAGAGGCTCAAAGAGAACTTCCCACTAAGGCCGAGGGGTATACTGTGGCAGCTTGCTGGACTCCAGAGCCAGGAACTTTGCTTTGCCTTGGAATCATTGCAGGAATGGCCTCAAGCCTGCCTATGTAAGAAGCTGAATCTATATTCGGGGCCATATGTGTCTCACTGTGTTTACAGCTATGGTCTGCTCTCAGAAAACTACCTGGAGTCTTCCTGCCTGTCACCCTCCCCAGACTGACTAGAAATCATATCTTCTTTCTCCACAGTGCCTACCTCTGTTTGAGACAGGTGCTTCATGGTGTATTCTTGGGCACAAAGAATTTTCCACTGATTAGGCAATACAATTATTATTCATCTAATTCTAATAAATTGTGTCTGAGAGCAGGTGATTAAACTGGATAACTTCCAAAAGCCCCTTAGAGTTTGAATATAGGTGGCGCCCAACATTTGCCTGCCACAGTAGAGTTCAGAATTCCCGAATCATATACTCCCTTGGACATCAGCAAAGCATAGTTTTTCTACCTTTCTGGGAGGAAGGGGTGTGGGGATAGAACAGGAAATGTTGTACATGTTTGTTGAAACCCAAGATCTTATCTGGAAGAACAGCAGGCAATGGCCCACTAGCCCAGTCTTTCTGTGCTGCTCTCCTAGAGCCAGGCTCAAGAGAAACTATCTGTCTAGCTATTGAGCAGGGCTCTGACACCCACTTTAGATCCAAAGGCACCTCCACCAATTTTCCTGCATGGTCATATGCTAGATTTGTGAGCCTTCTTTCCAGTTGCCTAGCTTCAGGTTACCAGGCACAGCCCAAAGCTAGAGGGATCAACCTTGTCCAGCCTGTACCTCTTGCTCCtgaagtgtatttttttttgaagagaTGGGAAATACATCCCTGAAATTCATCAGAAATATCAGGTACTGATTTCTCAGCTGTACCTCCATTTCCACATTGCTTGGTAGGCCAAGGGTCCTTTATCTAATGCTGATTACAGACAGCCTTAGAACCAGAACAACCAGAAATGGCATCAACTTTAGACATGCATCTGACCCTGGAGGCCTTGACCATTCAGCAGTGGTAGCAAGAACTAACAGACCCTCTCCTTAATATTTGAAGGTTACTTCCTCTTAATTTCCTTTGAAGAAGATGGGGCAGAGAATATCACAGTTAGCATTGTAGATGTAAGGCTGGGAGAGAAAGTGCTTTCACTAAGAGCTCACCTGTAAGTCACAGACCTTAGCTCTTAGAGAGGTCTGACTCCTAAGCTAGTGTCTTACCACACACAACACTGTGTGGAATTTGGGTCCAGAAAGGAAACTTAAACATGATCCCATGAAACTAACCTCATTGTGGAGTCCTAGGGAGAAACCTAGCAATGCTCAATTTTCATTACTATGGTACTGCCTATTCTCTTGGCTGTCATAGGCTCTGTGGAAGAAGTCTTAGGTGTTTTCTAACCCTGAACATAACTCTGGGACCCACAGATCTGGTAGTCTTCATGACCTTTCAACCATCTGATAAAAGCAACAGCCATCACACAAGGAGCTGCTACGTGGGGCAAGGTCTTCTGTCTTCCATTCCTGACCCTAGATACTAGTTCCGGGAGCCAGCTTGCTCCCTGGTGTCAAGTGTGACTCCTCCCCTCCTGCCATATTACAAATATCTCGATGTTGCCAGAACATCTTCTTCAAGCTGATGCTGAGAGGGAAAACCTGAGAGGACCACTCTAAAGCCAGATGGTTCCGGGAAAATGGAGGAAGGTTCCTAACTGAGCCTCTGCAGGACATATCAACCCGATCATATGCTCTGTGATGGAGATCATAGGAGAAGCAAGTTTCTCACTGTACTTTCTTCATTCTGAACCCCCACAAGGAGCCCCAGAAGAagagggtggggggaagggaaTAGTAGAGAGTGCAGGGCCTGCTGTGCTGTGGTCATTGGCAAGTAATGAAGCATTTGCTGACAGGAGGATAGGGATATAGATTTACAGTTTGGGATTGTCGTGATGTGAAGTTATCCCAAGGCTAGCATAGAGAACGGGATGGGGGCATGTTTGTGTAAGCAGATGACATGTTAGAAGGAAAATTGCACAGTGGGATCCTCTACCAGCTGCTTGAGCTTCAAAAGCCAAGTTGAAACAAAATTGTACCTGCTAGATGTTCTTGGCTATTGGCTCCCTGGAAGGTGTATCATTTGACTTAGTCACCCCTGGATCCATCCTGAGCCTAATCTCTTCAGCTTAGTAAGAAAAGACTAAGAACCCTAGAGACTAACAAGGGCTTTGGTCCTCATATGAGTGCTTACGTTTTATGTGGATGCAAACAGATGTAGAGAAATTTTTGACCTAGAAAGACTTTTAGGGGGAATGCAGCCCAACCTACATCACATCCTGTTACTCATATGCAATTGATGTCCAGACAGGGAAACTGGCCCACCTAGGACAGTGTAGGCAGGCCCCAACCTCCATACTCAGCAGTAGAAGGAGGCAGAGCAGCCGGTCCCATGGGGCCTCCTCTTTCAAACACCCACAGACTCAAAGGTAGAAGTGTTTTTCTCCCTTCGGGAGCCTGGCCAGGCAGGGAGTGTGGCTACAGTCTCTATCAGAACTTGCCTCCCCACACATAGTCCCCCAAGATATTTGTGCACCTCCTGCCTCTGGGCTGCAAGCCCTAGGCTGGCTCTGAACCAGTTTTTAGGCCTCCCTAGTGTTCCCTGAGGTCCCACCTTTGCCAGGGCTCTCCCTGGGCCATGCCTACTACAGAATCTGATTTTTCTTACTTCATTTCAGGGCTCTCTCCAGGAGAGGATGAGGTGTGtcatttctttattcaaaaaGCTTCCAGCTAATGGGGGTAAGAAGAGAATGGCCTGGAGCAGGCCCAATGCTGCTTTGGGGGAGTCAGCATCCtgtgtgagatactgtgtatataaactatatatataatgtatataaacaGGGATGTAAGTTTGTATAAATTAATGGTTTATTCTTTGCAAATAAAGTGCTCCCTTCTCCATTCTTGAAATCATCCTAGCTCTTCCCACATGACACATGCTTCTTCCTAAATGATGCCACCACAAATGAGCTCCGGGGGAGGATCAAGAAACCCACTTTGGTGAGAGCACCAGAAGGAAGCTGGTCCAAAAGTCCTATCAGCGCATCCTTTGTGGACTCTCTGCACTAAACTACACACCTTCACCCTATTCACCTTTAGCTCTTCTAGAACCATAAGTCTCAGGGGCTTGATGTGTTGCCCAAAGGCACATTGCCACAGGACAAGGACACACAGCAGGGGACTACCTTTAACTTGAATGTGGCACCTACAGCACTCCAAGCCTACCCCAAACAGCTGGGAGACAACCAACCTTAGACTCCTCAATTGAAATACAAATTGACTCATTTTGCACACAAAACCAATGCTCAAGGATGTTAAGTAGCTCTCCCAAGACCACTCAACTAGTAAGCGTCTCAGCCTGGCTTGTTCCCTGCTATGCTTTCCTCTGTGCCATGCTGCCTCTACCGCCTGACCCTAGGCTGTTCACTGGAAGGCACTCTAAGGAAGATCACAAGAATAGCATTCCTTAAGTAATAGATAGCTCAGAATAATTATGGGAACTTTTCACAACCCCAGCACTTTGGCTGATTATGGAGAATGTGACCCTCAAGTAATGTGAGTGAGCCCACAATGGCCAGAGAAGCTCGGATATTAATACTCAGGTTGGTCTTCTTGCTGATTTGGAAAGAGGGTTTGAGTCACAGAAGCCTGGAAAACGTAAGAATGCCTTTGGCTGCAGCTCGATAGTAGACCATATCTTTAgtgtgagaccctgggtttgatgcctggcacataataacaataataataataataataataataataataataataataataacagctaAAGGAATATAGAACCTCTGGCATAGGAAAAACAGGCAGAAAACAGCAGGAGCCCACGCTTTTTGCCATACCATATACAAACAACTACATGAGGTAAGCATTCAGGACAGGAGGAGAGTGGCACACTGTAGTAAGTATAAAGGATGTCTTAAACCAATTTGATAAACTTGATGCAGGTAAATAATTGGACCAGATGACATCCATCCAAGAGAGCCTATGAACTGAATTGTGTAATATGTGATTATGACAACTATTGGGCTAAGACTGTGAGAGACTTGCCACTCAGAGACTCAGAAATCAAGTTCTTCATGGGTACTTGGGGTCAGGTATCCTACTTGATTATCAAACAAAGAGCATACTTAACAGGGCCAGGCTGGTGCATGCAAATTTCTGAGGAGAAAATAAGAAATTAGATCTAAACCCCTGACCATTCTAGTATAGCTTTAGGAGATGAACAACGATAACTAAGGGATATGAAATTACTTGAACTTTCAACACACTACCCTGTTCTCTCTTTGAGAAATTGAGACACCATGAACCTTAGGACATTGTTTTTATAGGAACAAGAAATGGATTAGCTAGCTGGAGAGGAATAATTTTCTGTTGCTCTCCAGCTTATCATGTTTAGTCACATGCAGTAGCATTTAAACTTGACAGAAACTTTGAGGTAAGCAAGGGAAGGATTGTTAGTCCCATTTTACAGTTGAAGAAACAGGATGATGGACCACCCCTAAAACTCATAGGTCTTGAACATGCTACTGACTGAACCCAATGTCCCCTGGCTCTTGATATACCCAGTCCTATAAGAGTCTTGAAGCCAGGAAAATGACAGAGACACAATGTCTTAGATCCCTCCAAACAGACTAGCTGGAGCACACAGTACCAGAAATGGGCTGTTTATTCTAGCCACAGGTTTCCTTGTGGCTAAAGCTTTTATGAACTTCCACTGACTTTAGCAGACCTCTGCTTAGGGTCTTCTCTGTCTCAGGAGGAAAGGACAAAGACtaagagaaagagatggaggtGGAAAAGGATGGACACAGAAAACAACCACATGGATGCAcccccctgccacacacacatccCTCCAGTGAGGATTGGTAAAATCAGAAGTGACGCTCCATGGGTAACTTTGGCCGTTGTCATCAGTTCCACACCATCCAGTCAGTGGAATGCTTTTCAAATTATCACCAGCTCCTGGGTCTCTGAGATGCCAAACTTGGTCTTATGCTGATCGAACAATTTGCGTAGGGCATCAATATAGAGTGTGTGGTATTTGGCCACAATCTCCTGGCTCGGATTCTCAATCTTGGGCAATGGTAGAGGTTCCCCGACTGCCAACgggaatgaaaaaggaaaaggggaaaacatCAGAATAGCTTACTCCTAGGGACAGCCTGGAGCCCAGCTGACTCTGACCCTCTTGCTCAGCACTTCCTACCCAGGCTCCCTTCCTCCAACCACAGTTGGGGCTGAAGCTCAGCCACAGAAATAGATCCTAGAACATAAAACTAAGCCTTCTAATAGAAGGTCACTCACCAATAGTGGTTACTGGCTGAGAATATGGCAGAAGGCCCCAGGAGTTCTTGGTGAAGCCACGTCCATAGAAAGCACAGGGGTAGACGTGTACCATCTTCTGGAACCACTTCTGAAAGTGACTGATAAAGCTCCCAGGAGTGAAAATGTGCTGGTCATAGAGGTCTGCCTCTCCAAAGGCATAAGCGGGGATTAGAGACaccctgtaaaaaaaaaaaaagacatgctaAACACCAGCATCCCCTGGGTTTACCTACAAGCTCCCTAGAACTCAAATCCATCTGTTTCAAGGTCCAGGCTAACTATGGTGCCCATGGCCTAAACTAGACTCACTGCCTTTAGGCACAAAGCAACAGCTTGCACAAGGAAGCAAACACAGTGATTCCTTAGAGTGCCCAAATCTGAACCACTGTCTGAAAATGCCCAAAGTCCATTTCATATGCTTTCTTCCCCTTAGGCTGCATGGTAAAAAGTCTGACTTTCTCTGCCCTAAGGTGCAACCCTAGTCCTTTTGTAGAAAAACTGGCTTGAATGAGAGACCAGTTCAAGGCCTCCAGGACAGCACCCTGCACAGCTCTACTGCAACCCATAGGTGGTTTTCCCCCTTTGTACTTTTAACTGACAAAATTGAATACAATTTGTACATAAAACACTGGAGAGATAgctgctcagttggtaaagtggtTTCTATGTAGGCATGAgcacctgagttcaatgcccagaacccacatttaaaaggaaaaatagagcCAGGTATGACAACATAGCTGTAACCCAAGTGCTAGGGAAGTAGGGATGGGTGTATCTTTAAGACTTGCTGTTTAAGCCTACTCTACCAGATAAATTCCAGGCCAGtggcctgtctcaaaacacacacacacacacacacacacacacacacactatatatatatatatatatatatatatattttatggtgGTTCTATTGAATAACAATTGTTtgcatctttcttcctttctctttaaatACCACTTCCTCAAAGCCCAATATTCTTCCCGGCTGAACTTTTGCACAGCCTCCCCACTCCATCCCACCCCATGTCCCTAGAACTTTCCTTACCCATATCGAAGGGCTGTGCGTACAAAGCCCTGCCGTTTCTTCAAGAACAGGGTGGTAGAGCCGGGCATGCTGTATTTGCACTCAGCCAGGCCACCAACCACCACAACAAGCATGTTGCCTGTGCCCTTCTGAGTAAGCAAAAAGTCTATGGACGATTGACTCACAGAGCAGGCCCCTGGTGTGCAGAAAAAGCCAAGACATTGATTACTTACCAATCCCTGTAAACTACCCCTCCCCACTTCCACGAATACCAGGAGCATCTTCTCCAGCCTGTGATTTGGGGAAGCTGGTTAGCACCTAAGAAGATCTCGAATTTGACCTCGCTCTCCCTGGTTTTCCTTATGGTAGCCATCTATGTGGCTTTGTCCCCTATGAGCCACTTACCTGTAGACATTATATACTCTCTGAGGAAAGGCACCCAGAAAAAGGCTCCTAATGTGAGCATATAAGGAGTGATACCAGGAAAGATCTTGGAAAAGCCTGTTGTGTCAGTGGAAAAGTGACCAAACCATGAATGGGACAGCAGCCCATGAGGATGGCAGGCAAGGATGTAGTTGTGGTTGGTTGGAATATCTTTTGTCTTTACAATCTgtagaggaaacagaaaacaggagaACTAGAGCAGAGAAAAAAACTTCTCTTTTGGCTAGAGAACTGGAAGAGAAAAGACTGTGAATTCCAGCAATTCAGTCTGGGCAACGTGCATGTCCAGGAGTCACTGgtttcctgcccccccccccgtgtggCTGTACCCTGTGCCCCAATTCTGACCCAAGTGCTCACTCAGTGAGCCATTCAGCTCTATGTGGCTTACCTTGAGTGGGAAGTAATTGCTGTAGTGTTTCCACAGACACCACCTTCTCACACAGTTGAACCGACGGCCACCTGAAAGCACAGAAACCTCTGTCCACCCCTACTCTCCCCTTCTGGGCCACTTTGCAGCTACCTTGGGGTCATCTCACTCTCTGCCTTTTCCTGTTCTCCTACATGGGAATTAGAATAGGCATATCGAGACCAACCTAGAATAGACCCAGCCTCTGCTTCATCACCCAAAGCCAACCCTGTCTTCCTCTTACCCACGTCAATTCCAAGACCTTAAAAGGACCCCTTCCCTTGGCTTTCCTAGACCATGGAGGGACAGGCTGAAAGATTGCCTGGAAATTAGCCATAATCTCTTAGCATtaggagaggagcaggaggaataTATGGCAGCACATCCCAGTGGGCCCTTACCTCGCTCAGGTGTCTTCCAGTCAAAAGCCAACCAGAGGAGCATCAACACAGTGACAGGCCAGAACGATGTGAACACCACCAAGTAGAGGTTGACCATGATCACAGTGATGACTAGAGGGAACCCAGCCCAAAGTCAGTGAATTATAAACAGTCTCTCACATTAAAATTACCCTACTGAATTCCATCCACCTCAAGGTCACACCACTCTGACCTAGGCCTATTCAACAGTCACTTCCCCACCTTACAGGTAGCCCACATGGCCATGTACCTCGTGCTGTCCTCCTTGACCTTCTGAACCTGGTTTTGGTATGGAAGACAAATGTGTTCCTCAGAGCTAAGCTTCAAACAGCAAGGCCTCCTACACCCAGAACCTGTCCCAGAACTATGCTAGACTCTCTATATAGTGTGGGTAAGTAGGGGAGAAGCCACAGATAGCCACTGGGCATTTGAAGACTTAAAGAAGTTTTTCTCcaacttacatttttttctcaacATCAGCCCTGTCAGAAagaagttctcaacctgtgggttgtaagCCCTGTGGGGTCTAaggaccttttcacaggggtcacctgagaccattgggaaatacagatatttacaccatgattcataacagtagcaaaattatagttttgaAGTAATAATGTTATAGTTGGGGGAATCACTACAAAATGAGGaattatattaaagggttgcagaattaggaaggttgagaagcactccTGTGAGGTGTCAGAGGGGATGCCAAAGAAAGCCAACTCCTATTGTCACCAGATTAGAAGTACACAAAGCAAGGAACAGGGGGAAATAAAAGCTGGACTGGAATAAGGTAAGAGACTGTGCTCAGCTGAAATAAGATAGAAATGTTATGTTCAAATATTAGGAAAGAATgacttaagagttatggggtgcCACATTCAATTGGAATTATTACTGAAGATGTAAGCAGCCAAGACTAAGATTATGTGGGGAAGAGGATCAAAATAGAggttacaaacaaaaaaaaatctataatagAGTGATACACTTTATCTTGACTTCTTATTGGAGCCTCATGaaaatgatttaaatattttaggacCACAGGCCTACAAGATAAGAATCAGAAATGTGCCTACAGTAGATGAGAGATTTCAGTAAAACATTTGCTCATGTCAAGTGAATGAAGAGAAATAACGAGCTTATAAGGCAGCAAGCCGATCTCCTGCAAAGGAGGTGCCTCCTGGAAGTTTGCTTGCTTCTTTGGAAAAGTCAGGAAAGACTCAGAATCTGGAGGATCAGGCATCACAAGAGGCAAGGATGAAGCACAGGCTCAAACATCAGAAGCCTGGATGAATTCCCGACAAGAAATTAATTAGGATGATAGTTTTTTTTCTCCACTCCTCAATGGTTGATCGGAGAATTATTCACTGAAAATTGGATAAGAAAGATTCTGGATTCAGATGCAAGTGATTTTCAACTTACAACGGTTTAACTTAACAATGTTTTGTACTTTCCAGTGGTGGAatctggaagaaactgaattttgCTCTTTTCCTGGGCCAGCAATGTGTGGTACCATTGTGTCTCATGGGGGACAGCAGCAAAAAGCCACATCTTCCAGTCAGCCACACTACCATGAGGATACAGGGCAGTGTGCTGTGTTACTAAGCTGTCACAGTAGGTGCATCAAATGTACTGTGGTGATTAGTTTGTTAGTTGTATTGCTGCTTTGAGACAAAGTCCCATAGTACAGTATGACAGCCCACGCTTGTCTcaactcatagcaatcctcctgcctcaacctccaaaGTGTTAGGATTACCCGTATAAGACATGTTGTATTCATGATACATGGTATTTCCAATTTACTATATTTGGAGAACTTCTGTCCTTACATGAGCTACAGCTAACACAGCAAAATTACTGTTGAAATGAGAGGACTGACAATTTGATACACAGTCTCAGATAATTTGTCtcccatgtcttttttttaaaactgaataCTATTAGATAACCTGCTTCACCAAAACGAAGGAGAACACAGAATCCATGGTGGAAATAAAAGTccaacaaatgaggaaatgagcaGCACAAggctgaaaacaaacaagcaaggtaCCTAGGGTACCACTTTAAAGAGACTCCCACTCTTGGCCACATTCAAGTTCAGCCTAATATTTGTATAACCCAAGAGTAAGTACCTTAAAATTTGCACCCAAGTTGCCTCAAGTACTCTGGTAATAACAGGCAAATTATAATAGGCAGATGCTAGGTTCCAACAATGCTGTCctcaaagaaaacaggagaggTATTAAAGATTTCCCAGTGTGTTTGCAGATATCGAAAGGTTACcaaggggatttagctcagtgatagagcgcttgcctagcaagcacaaggccctgggttcggtccccagctccgaaaaaaaaaaaaagaaagaaaagaaaagaaaggttaccATGTGTGTGAAATGGCTGTGGGTAAATTAGTAATAAGTAAAAGATATctagtaaatgaaaaaataaaagaactggagagatggatcaacagttaaaagcacttactgttcttagagaggacctgggtttgagtcccagtacTCACACAtcatggttcacaaccatctctaactccagttcaagaTGATCCAATAGGCAAACACAtgatgtgcatacatgcatacaggcaaaacattcatacaataaagtgaaaaatctttaaaaaattatttattaatttaaaaattaaatgagtcAATTATTAGTTCCAAGAAAAAATCACATAAGAAAATACAATATTGGTTCACTATATTTCCTAGTTGTCAGACATTTAACCAAAACCGTGCCATAAGAATTTTGGAAGGGGCCTGATGAagtggtgcaggcctgtaatcccagtactggtgaagcagaagcaggcagatctctgtgagttgaaggccagccggaactacatagtgagtttgaaagaccctgtctctaaaaagaagaaaaaagaggtaggagggggaggaaaggaagaggggaagggggagggagagaggaaggaagaggaagaaaacacagtTTTGAAAAGAAGAGGTAAAAATATCCAAGTAATATCATATAGGGCTCAATTCTCATTTCCCATGTTGGGAGGGCAACAGAGAAGGCCTAAAATCATTACAACACACAGTAACAGTGCACAGAAATTCCAAATAGTAAaccagtatttttaaaaaacaacaaacttgAAAATGACCACCACCGGGGAGCCGAGCACTGTAGGTAGTGCAAAGGCCAGCAGCTGGAGCCCCTAGACATGGGCCGCAGAACATTTCTTGGATAATTAGAGGTGTGGGTCTAGTCCAAAGGATACCTCATTTCTCTTAGGGTTTGCTTGAACTCATGCACAACTAAAGACATCTTGTGGTGTCTTTCCTTTTCTCACTGGCTTTTCTATGTCCATATTCTATTCTCTGATCCCTTGACTCTTTCAgaacctttcttcttctcctgtCCCCATCACTACTAGCCTTGTTCAAGTCCCAGCATTTCTCAATAGCCTGCTAACCTTGGTATCCCTGCTTTCCTCTCTGGCTCTTTGGTTTGCTTCAAAGAGCTACAGTAGACTCTCAAACCCACAAGCCCAGTGTCATTGTCCCATGTTAAATCCTGTACTGGCTCCTCGTGACCTTCCAGAAGACTAAACTCCTTCTAACAGTTTTCAGTGTTCTCTATAACCTCCTTGGACCTGTTCCTCTAATTCTTCCTCCCTCGATCCCTCCTTCCTTCAGTAAAAAGTATATTACACAGCAATTCTGAGTTCACTCGCAACAATTAATTCCTGTCAGCCCTTTACATACTCCTGCCTCTCATTCACCCTGGCCTTTTCCAGTGCTGGGCATTTACTGTCCCCAGGGCTCATCCCTTCCTTGCCTGTTTCTTATTTGTCCTTCAAGAATCAACTTAGtctgggtgtagtggcacacaactttaaacccaacatttggaaggcagaagcaggttaggtaagcttgaggtcagcctggtttacatagtgattCTGGACCAACTAAGGCTACATCATGAGAtcagtctcaaacaaacaaaccaaaaacaaataaacaaacaaaacaaaacaaaaaaaaacaaaaacaacctaaTTGCCAATGAATATCAAAAAGATACTCCACCTCATTTATATTGAGAATTTTCAAATTAAGATTGTGGCTTATTTATCACTTCAATCTAGTGACTAGGACTGCATATAGATTCTCCATGCACTCTTCTTCCTGAGCTATGGAAACTCCTGAAGCTACATTTTCCAGTAGACAATTCACTGTCCCTGTACCAATCTGAACAACAGAGTCCACAGTGAGCTGACGCTCCTACCAAGCTGTTTGGTACATTTAGTCTGAACAAGAGCACAGTGTCACTAGACTGCCTGTCTGGTATGCACACCAAGCTGCACACCCAACCTCCCAATCTGCAGTGGGCAGATGCAAAAGACAAAGAAGGGGACTCTCAGACAAAATGTTAGCCTTTGTGAGCTCAATGGCAGTCCAGCTTTTCCACTACCTAGCTGTGTGAGCTTGGGCAGATCATGTCTACTATATGGAATTCACCTCACCAATTACACAATGCAGATTATTAGTCACATAAGGTGATTAGACTACAGAGGATCGTACATGTTAGTTAATACTGTGTGCATGTTATTTAGTATTACATGTGTAGCTATCATTATGACTTAAGATTAGCATCAGCTGAAATGaaagaacccatgtaaaaacaGTTGggccaaaataatataaatagtTCTGGTAACTAAATCTACCCCTCCCACACTATGCCCTTAGTCTGGTTGTTGCTTGAGGTAAGAAATGCCTACTGTACTATTCATTGGCATGCTACTGTACCAGGTTCATGTTCCAAGGCCTACCGATATTCCTCATTCCCAGAGTGCTGACAAGATCACTTAATTCATGCCCTTGAATCCTGCAGGGAATTTTTTCAGGCCCCCTCCTACAGTGATGGTTAGTTCCAGTATATACAACACCGTGTCTGATGTATAATTTTTATGAAGGGTCAATGATATCGATGGTGAATACATGGATAAATTCCTCTGAGCAGCAGGTTTCCAAAGATCCCTCTGCCATACAGTTAACTCATCACAGTTTGCTTGATTTTCTGTGGTTGCAGCCACTTCCCTCTTCTTGGCTTGCTTCAGTGAATTTACTTGCCATGACTCCATAGCATGACCTCTGCACCTCACTGTAGACCTCATGGTTGTCACTAGGCAAACCTAAAGCAAGAAGCACCCACacctgcacagacacatgcatatccATGTAGTCATGCACAGATACCACCAATAACCTGCCCAGGTGGGTGGGGTCACAGGCTAGAGTAAACCACTGTTTTAGTTTGCCTAGAACAATACAAAGTTTGAACATTGAGCATCCTACCACCCTAAAACCTTCCATACCACGTGGCAAGCCCATGTAATTGGATGCCCCAAGTAGCTTGAAGACTCACCTATAACCAAGGCGCTGAGGGCCCACTGGAAAAGAGCAAAGACCTCCAT
The window above is part of the Rattus norvegicus strain BN/NHsdMcwi chromosome X, GRCr8, whole genome shotgun sequence genome. Proteins encoded here:
- the Awat2 gene encoding acyl-CoA wax alcohol acyltransferase 2, translating into MFWPTKKDLKTAMEVFALFQWALSALVIVITVIMVNLYLVVFTSFWPVTVLMLLWLAFDWKTPERGGRRFNCVRRWCLWKHYSNYFPLKIVKTKDIPTNHNYILACHPHGLLSHSWFGHFSTDTTGFSKIFPGITPYMLTLGAFFWVPFLREYIMSTGACSVSQSSIDFLLTQKGTGNMLVVVVGGLAECKYSMPGSTTLFLKKRQGFVRTALRYGVSLIPAYAFGEADLYDQHIFTPGSFISHFQKWFQKMVHVYPCAFYGRGFTKNSWGLLPYSQPVTTIVGEPLPLPKIENPSQEIVAKYHTLYIDALRKLFDQHKTKFGISETQELVII